The Festucalex cinctus isolate MCC-2025b chromosome 10, RoL_Fcin_1.0, whole genome shotgun sequence region CAAGAGCAGCTTGCGCTACGCCGAGACGCACGCGCACGACTTCGCGCGCGACAGGTCGCACGCACCGACGCAAACGATGCGCACGAACGCGGTTGTGAACGtgccattttcttctttttcttcttctttttctccgcaGCGTTTGCGTGGTTCCGGTTGCTCTGGTTCTGTCCAACTGCTGCCGGAGCGACGTGGATGTCAGTGTTGACCTCAGGCACAAAACCAGCACGTGAGTTTGACGGCTGCGTATCCAATTTCCTCAATCCATTACATTTCgattcaattttagttttttggggggggtttttcgATTCACGTCAagtctttttaaatatcaaggacatgatttaaaaaaaaaaaaaaactccacaaacatggcATTTTGCAGAAAAAGGatgttatgaaaatattttcagaattgtAATTCAatcattgtaaatataaatgaaagaattaTAGGGTAAagggatattaaaataatcaattcctGGTTGTATGAATCGGTAAATCTCCAAAAcagcacaatataaaaaaataataaaaaaatcagcctttgaaattctattttttttatacatttatgggggaaaaaaatcaattcctGGTTGTATGAATCGGTATCAggtttgaaaaggaaaattgattcgatatcaattcacaagagtttattttgattattatttataagaaaaagatattaaaataatcgagtCATGGTTGTATGAATCGGAAtgaggcttgaaaaggaaaattgattcgaTATCAATCCACAATAGTTCTTTTTgactggatttaaaaaatggaaaaaattccGATTCGattctattttttataaatttatGGGAAATGAGATTTTAAAATCGATTCCTGGTTTTATGAATCGTATCAggtttgaaaaggaaaattgagAAAAAGTTTATTTTGACTCAATTTGAGATATTTTTGATTCAATTCTatttttatgaatttatgggaaaaagagatattaaaattgATTCCTGGTTTTAGGAATCGGTAATTCCCtgctcactttttctttttttcccccgtttcAGTTCCGATTCGATGGAGTTTTCGCGCAGCTTCACGTGGGTGGGCCAGACCCGCTACCGCGTGACGCTCGGCCCCGGTCAGACGCGTCATCTCCAACTGCGCGCCTGCTTCCTCGGACCCGGCGTCTACAACATCGGCACGCACGCCGTGTGCGCCGCCGCGCTCGCCCCGCCCCACGACCGCCGGCGCGGCGACGGCGGCCAGCCGGAGGTCGCGCAGCAGCGCGCCGGACCGGCGCTCATCGTCATCACCGACAGCGGCCAGTGACAATcgctgcaacaacaaaaaatggcgACTTCCTGGATTGCTCATCAGGAACTTCTTTACTTTGCCGAAACTGcaaatgtgcgtgcgtgcatcaGAAGTCCGATGGGGTCGCATCCAGGTAGGGAGCGACGTcctgcatttgtttttgtttgttttgtgtgactGCAGCATGTCTTACGCGTTTGACGCTCCCAAACGAGCGTCCGCTCACGACATTCACGTGATGGACGCTCGTGTCCGAGCGCGGCAAactcacaaaagcaaaagaagaagaaagcgctGACAGCAATCCAAGTttttggcgccaccttgtgtgTTTCTGGTGTATTATATTCCATTTCTAACACATATCATGTACATAGAAAATAAACCTCAACTAATTCTCCATTGGTGGTGTCAACATTCcattctggcttttttttttttttcacaaatatataaaaataaaaaatatatgtataaaatataaaaaatattagcaaaaaacatatttatgttttatttataaaaaaaaatatatatattcaaagcCTTTCAGCCACTGAACTGGTGATTAAATGCTTAATCAATATGCAAAACACCCCAGAAGCTCCGCCCATCTATCTTGTCTCTAGGCCAACGAAGCTGACCTTTTAACACCGTTGCTCTTTTATCACTTGGCCCGAAGCCACGACTTACTTGATCAACTCTCAATTCAGTCAATACGCATAAAAATGTccaatgtgtaaaaataaaacgcacCACAACGTCCAATCACATTGCGGACTGATCTGGATTGGAAACGTGAAGTCTCTACAGGTGGAGTTTCAAGTCCTGCAGAATGAATCCAGCTTGTTTTTAGAGAAATGTTTGATCAGGGCCAATAAATTAGTTGATCAATTATCACTTTTTGCACTAAAAGTGGAAAATAATTGGTGTCAAAACTGATtaaacctggcaatagccagatggatattacatatCCTCTCCACAGCAATTTGTTGGGAAGAGgcaggacattctgtacaatatgaGCCGATTGGATGATGTAACCTGGCAATAACCAGATATTACATATCCTCTCCACCGTAATTTGTCAGGACATTCTATACAATGAGCCGATGTATTGaaactgtataaaaaaaaatttatagcCTTGCATTGATTTCCCCACCACGCAGCAGGTGCTCCCCCTAACAACCTGCCAAGTAACTGCTCAATAAGTCAATGGAGCTGTTGGTGGCagaatattaactacaaatatcaacaCTTGTATAGGTTTTGATAATTTGTTATTTCACacttaatgttaaatatcaatacCAATGTTCAGCAACTACATGAcacatttttacattatgcagtCCTAGTTGAAaggtttgcttaaaaaaaaaaaaaaaaaaaaagttcttgaaTAACACTGCAAGTGGCATGTGTCCTTTTTTCCAATGAATTTTATTGCAATCATTTAAGCGGGAAGGGACAAATATGGTGGATGGCTGGGTGAGGTTTTCTCAGCTTGTCCTTGCACACGCAAGCTTCCGGACTCTGGTGGAAGAGCGGCTTGCAGATGGCTCCTGGCTCGCCCGTCGGGTGGGGGCCCGGCTTCTGTGGACaaggacaacgaggcactccgTATGCAAGTAGCTGCCAGGCTTTTGTGTCGACTTTACCTTAGGCGGGTACGTTTCGCACTGCAGTTTCCCAAGTTGTTGGTGCGCGTTGTAATACGACGTTTGGCAATAGATGTGTTGCTGCAAACGGAGAAAAGGGCactcattttgcacattttataataaaaaaatgactgttgATCTTACAGCCATGTCCGGGCAGAGAGGGGCACACGTCACAATCGCATTTCTGGCTCCTGTTGGACACGACGTCTCCACCAGGGCGAACCTCAGAGTAACGATGGCGCCGATTGTCACGTCATCCTGACAAAAACAGTTTCAATATAAAATCGTAAAGtagttaaatacattttaaaaaaatatttaatttaaaaataaagtaggaaaaaagtattaaaaaaaaaattaattagtaaatataaattaaagttgacaaacaaaaaaataaaataaaaaaaaactaataaaaaagttGAACTATACAAGTTTAAATTTAAGAAATTTATAATAAAGGAAAGTCATTGGCACCCCAATTGTGACGTGAGCCACTTCCATCAGGGTGAAGTAATGTTGCCGTTTGCTCTCCCGGTTGAACTTGACGACGGCGTAGTGCACCGCCTTGACGGCCGTCGGCTCGTCCAGGGGCAACAAGCGGGGGCATGAGGGGCAAGTCGTCAACAGCTCCTCGTTGGTAAGTTCTGCACACATACGGCATTTTCAcataagcagttcagaaaaataaaaaaattaagaaactGTGCGATGACCTGGTCTGGTGGTGCATTCGTATTTGGTGATTTTGGCCACACCCCACATCACCCAAAATTCAACACTGCAGGTGGCCACtgcaccctaaaaaaaaaaataataattttgaagattagAAGCAGCTATGGACTTCTGTGGCGCCAACGAATATTCACCCGTTCGTCCAGTCGCCACAGCTCGCATTGGTCGGCGGGTTTGGGGTTGCTGAAGTGACATTTGGTCTGCGACAGCTTCACGTTCACGTCCATGTGGCAACCGCCGGAAAACTGCAaacggggagaaaaaaaaaagaaaatgcaccaTCAACATGCGCCTCGCTCATGAATCACTCCTTGAGGGACTTGCTGGTTATGCTACATGTTCCTACTCTGACAATGCTAGCGTTGCCACATTtcaacaaacagcaaataaAATGGCAGTCAGCATTTGAGGGCTTTCTAACAGGCCCTGCCTTAGTGTggagtgatgtcatcaagtGGGGACAGCAAATTGAGcagtgctaacattagcagctTACGatatccccaaaaaaaaaaaaaaaagttaagattttactgttgaaaacaagGTTAAGTTAAAAAAGTTTAAGGAAAAGTACTATAAACAATTAGCATGCTTAATGCTAACCTGTTGGCAATTGCTAGTTGTGAATAGTGTTCTCACTCTAATCATGTTAGGTGGCTACATGTTAGTATtgctaaaacaaaaaagaaaaagcatggTCAACATTGCAATATgaccaaatgtttaaaaaaataaataaaaatgtctttaccAGTAAAGGAATAAAAGCAATTAGCGTGCTAAATGCTAACCTGTTCGTAATTGCTGGCTGTGTGTTGAGTTTCTACTGTAATTATGCTAGGTGGCTACATGTTAACATTGCTATAACAAAAACACATGGTCAACATTTCAATATGTTGAAGTcgcgccgcccccccccccaaaaaaaacccacaaaaacatGCCaacaattagcatgctaacctgttGATAATTGCTGGTTATGCACCATGTTCTCACTGTAATCATGCTAGGTGGCTACATGTTAGCATTGTTATAACAAAAAGCAAGGTCAACATTTCAATATGGCCAAGTGTTCACTAAAAATCTCTTCACCGGTAAAGAAAACGatgatgctaaatgctaacctgTTGGTAATTGCTGCTCTGGACCTCCTGCAGCCTGAACTTGAAGCCGTGCTTGTGCCTGTCGTTGATGTGGCGGACGGCCATGCCGGCCGCCGCCTTCACGCTGTCCCGGCCGCACGTCAGCGTTTGCGGCGCCACAAAAGCCGGCAGAGCCGCCGCGCACCACAGAAGAACAGCAAACAGGTGAGGCGCCATCGTGAACAAAACGATCGAGAAGCGCAAGCAAGCAGTAAAGGACAAACTCCTGGCAAGCGCTTTTAAGGAGGCTGACGACCAATCACGGAGGAGGACAAATGGCTGACACCTGTGTGATCAATTAGCACACAGGTGTGGTCTTCAATCAATCACCATGGTGACGACTCATGAGCattaggaaagaaaaaaatacaagtatatTGTTTTTGGAAAAGGTTATATTAGACAAAAGCATATTGCATTTACTTGGGAAAAATGCTCTTGTTTTTCTGAATCattttttgggagctttgtcttttgtgtgattttttttcttttctgattgtttttctgatttcttttttaaatgacagaaaaaaatattcaggagaAACGGgggaaaatattcaataaaatagaataaaaaaatacacaacattttttgagatctttgttttttgtgtgattttttttattttatttttttaataatatttttttctgtttttctgctgttttctgATTTCtttaaatgacagaaaaaaaatattcaggagaaacaaggggaaaatattaaatgaaatagaatttaaaaacaaatacaaaaatatttttgagagctttgttttttgtgtgatttttttattttcttttttaattaacaatatttttctgttttcctgctgtttttctgatttcttTAAATGACATGAAAAATATTCAGGAGAGACGGGGGGaatattcaataaaatagaaaaaaaatacacaaaaagaacccataaaaaaaagaaaaagaagaacaatTGATATTCTACCGTACAAAACAAGAAGTATGAAATAAAGTGCTGCAATGCCAGTTTTATCGATGGGGGGCGGTAATGCGCAGTCTGCCAGCAGTCCGCCGAGGAAGCTGAGCAAATAGcacgacgaagaagaagaagaaacgctccacaaacaaagaagaagaaatacgaTCGGTTGGCGGGCCAACATGGAGGCAATTTTCAGCGACGTTGTCAAAGTTATCATTCTATGTCGACACTGCGACGAAAGGTACACTTTTaggtttttatttgtgttttatttcattttttttttttaacgtgacgGTTGGTCAAGTTTGCCGTTTACGCGTCCTGCTTGAACGGTCGACTGtctaaactcaactcaagtttatttatattgagctgtcacaaagcgttttaaagaaacacaaaaaaacaaacataacataaaacattaacacaaatacaatacaatacaatcacaacaaatcaacattcttccattcctacaCGCGCTtcgatgtttgaagcagttctaGATGACAGAGGACAAGAATCGTTCTCTTTTCAGCAGTTACATTTAGAGACGTGATCTCAAAACTTGAGAGTTGACAAATGCAGAAGAGAGCAGACGTTAAAAGTGAAATACTTTACGATAAACTGATGACAAAATGCGATTTCGGACGCTTTTGACGGTTTTTTAATGCGTGGAAGAcaaaatcgaatcgaattgtctcAAATGTTCGCATTGATAAAGCAAGAGTAATAAATCTAACGAcgccattttaaaaacacatttatttatgctGGCGTTTAACACGAGTTGAACTGGACACCTGAGTTAatctctatttttttgttttaaattacattttacacacacacaaaaaaatccatcttaacgaagcattcccggttatACAATTCACCTCGAGCTACAAATATTTGGAGGCATATATAACATCCCtcaacgtacaaaaaaaaaaaaaaaagtctattggggtCAGATGCTAAaagcaacaggaagtccaccattttaattttactttggGCTTTGGGGCCTTATATAAGGGTCATATTTGAACAAACTCatcctacaaaatgtatccgtTCGTCCTCAACCTTGgggtgtttcatcttaagatgttaaagatgaaaagttatcgaaagctttttattttgtggcatGCCGTTGccgtagcgatgcattgtttgccaagataAATgctgctttattattttttttaatctcaacaCGTGTGaacactcatgaaactttgttttcatatatatattttttcttttgtgcacaatttgttgcacattttttgtgtgttttgctttagtttttcctcGTTTGATCTTGTCTGTTGTCTGCAGCCATGTCGACAttgtaaaagacaattttttctCAAAGGTCTTATGGATAAATAAAGgttcaattcaaaaacaatgaaaataaacaatagTGATCTTCTTGTTCCAGAAAAGCGCACATCCGTGTCACCATCGAGCTTCAGTCGAGCACGAGTTCCGTTCGCAAACAAGTGAGTATGGCATTTATGTattttgcagtaaaaaaaaaaaaaaaaaaatccttgagcttcctttttttttttttttttgtctcactgCTCGCCAGCCCCATTCAAAAAGTTTTTGGCAAAGATGATATTGCAGCATTTCTTTTACTTTGGAGAACAATAATTAATATTGGTGTGAAATTTCTTTTCTTTCGacagttgtgtttttttattttattttattttttgtcttctcTTGCTGACAGTTTGGTCTGTCACTCCCGCCAGTCTTCATCCGAGCACCCGTctgtgtctttaaaaaaaacaaaaacaaaaaaaaaaagccgatcgGGCCGCcgaacttttattttgaagggacGATTGGGGACCTTCTCTACCTCTCGTGGACACAGGTGTGTCACTTTTATGGGAATTgattgaaaagattttttttccctctgttgtTTGCTCATCAGGACCTCGTGGTGAGATTAACCAATGACAGCGATCCACATTTTTTCTTCAGCCTCACAATATCTGAGGAGGACTTCCAAAGGTTTGCCTAAGAAGACGTGTGCACAATGGCATGCAGTTCAGTGTGCTTTGTTTTTCAAACttctatttctttatttattcattttatgtgTAGTTTGAAAGTGCAGCAGAATCTCCTGATTGAATTTGCGTCATTCCCCGAGATGCTGACTCAGCTTCTTGAACAGTGTCGGTCGGAGCAGAATTGCAGCCATCCCaggtacgcacgcacgcacgcacgctgcaCGTTATGCCCTCCTTCCAATGACAGCGCCACTTCCACTTTCTCACACACaacatcatgttttgttttgtctccgTCATGTCACACGAAGCCTGTCAAACTCCCTAAAAGCACACATGTCCCGAATTAAGCACGGAAGAGCccagttcactaaaactaatgaaaaaaaatctaattcagtctttggtaattaattgaatgcatggagtctttggggatgattttaaatgtgatttgaagtcaattgattttgatataaaccagaataagaaCATTTGAAAGTGTCTCAAACAGAAGTGATgacatctcgcagcagccaatagtgCAACATCagcagtttgtcttcttttttagtGTGTCAGGAAcagtttgaatttttgtcttttttttttttttttttttttttttttttgcttgcacaGGTTCCATCTGCTGCTGTCGTGCGACTCGACGTCCCTGGACGGCCCCGCCCACCTGAGCGTGATGGAGACCAGCTCGTTCAAGCACATCAACCAGCTTTCGCTCAGGCTGACGCCGGGCTCGGACAAGCACGTCAGGGACTACCTGGCCGCCTGCCTCGCCTCCGTCAAGGTCGCGACCCTTTTTGCAAAAAACAGAGAGGTTGATCGAGGgccgccttttttttgtttttttaaaagattttgAAATAGTCTTCACTTCTGGTTTTACATTTCATTATTTAGGATTCATTTCATTGTACGTCATTctccaattatttaaaaaaaaaatacatgaatatTTCTTTGCTACGTTGTCTCAGGAGGTAAATTAtttcaataaaatgaattttctTTCAATGTGAAAGACGATAAGACCATGAGGGATTAGAGAACAAataataaattcattaaaaGGTTTGCAaactttatgtaaaaaaaaaaaaaagtaaataagtaagtaaagaagacttttgtatgtattttatatatttgcaaaacGGACGCCATGATGTCGCCGTCTTGTGTTTCAGGCCGAGAAAGAAGCTCTGGAGGTCAAACTGCAAAAGACCGAAAACGATCTTGGCAGGCGGCTCAAGAACGCCGAGcaggtttctttctttctttctttctttctttacgaCCATTTTCCAAACAGCAAATGGAACAACAGCCATTTTGTTCGCCGATTCATTGTTTCCAGACATACGTTCAAATTGTCCAAATGGTTggaatttcagcctctcaacatctCCGTGAAAGTTGGCTGATTTATCTTCTTTAGCTGACCTTTTATCAAAAAATAAGATATTTGCCAACATCTGTTTTCACTTTGCAAGTAAATTGATCAACATCAGCAAAATGTTAGATTATACGGAAGCGTGTTGCATTTACTTGGGGGACAAAAAGctcttgtttttctgaatattttttgggacctttgttttttgtgtgatttaaaaaaaaaaaaaacttattgagtattttttttctctttttttttgcagtttttctgatttcttttttttaaatgacggggaaaaaatatttatgagaAACGGGGAAAATATTCAATTTAATAGAAAATGTTGtaaaacttacaaaaaaaacaaacaaacacgagggtttcttttttcaagtgaaaacaaaacaaaaccgtacaaaacaacaaagtaaAAACTGAATTTGCAAACGTCttcttttgattaaacacagaaagtcttctttcatgaaggactacaaaaaTCCGTCAACAATAACTTtttatatgctgaaatcagacaaTTTAGaccattttgaattaaaaaaaaaaaggctccaaacgattactcaattattaaaattgttgtcgatttattttgataattgattcattttaacaGCTCTAATTTGTTAATGTTGGTGAATTTTCTGGTCTATTTGAGATGAGATACTTTTGAATAAAAAGGATGGCAGTAAAACAATGCGTCAAAATCATTGGCCGATTTGAAGATGATCTCTATTAGCGGCCGAATGTTGGCGCCGATTACGGACCTGGCCGTTAATCAGTCTACCTGATGAGAACTTCCAAATGAGATTGAAACGAGGCTCCGTGTCGCGACGTCTTTCCGCAGACGCTGTCGGAGAAGACCAACGAGATGGAGCGTCTGCGTTCGGAATGGAACCGGCAGAGCAGCTCGCTTTCCGGCCGTCACGCCGACGAGCTGCGGTCCGAGCGGGAGAAGGCGGCCGAGGTGAGGGAACCACAAATCGCCCCCGTGCCGACGCCTCGGCGACTGACGACGGCGTGTGACAGTCGCAGGAGCGCCTGCGGCAGCAGATGCAGCAGCTGCGCCAGGATGTGGAGAGCGCTCACCAGCGCAGCAGCCAGCAGATGCAGAACCGCCTGGCGCAACTGGAGACGTCCTGCGCGGAGCTGAGCGACAGCAACTACAAGCACGAGGCCGCCGTCAGGGAGCTCACGTCCAAGCTGGCGAGCGCCGAGGAGGTTTGTCCAGTCCACGAGGAGCCGAGAGTTGGCgcattgtttgtttggttgtgtTTTTAACGCTGCATTTACAGTCAACCCCCAGTTATTGTCGGCCATACGTTGTCGACCCATGTGCCATATCGAGACATCATTTAAACAAAAGTAGGGATGCAACATAATGCTATTTTATACCCATAAAACAATCATTTAGAAAGTggtgataaccgataagtaagccgataattttCGAGTCCTACTGTAAGTCTAAcatacatgtacaaatacattgacacattgtgtaaactttactcaatgtatgtaaagcaccatgaagctgaatttcaTTAATATGAACCACAATCatatccctaaaaaaaaaaaagttaattgtaaATTTATAGCTCATATCAAATTGCTCAGTGAGTTAAACCTGTGAACAACAGaagcagaaattaaaaaaatgaccaaaatattttttcaaaatccatgAATCTGCAGGTGCCGAGTAtttatacttgactcattgaacatttttcagcagtgaaaagttcatattttgtccagcaggaatttgataacttcattatttttcatatgcagttaatacatttttaagaagtaatgtttctacttgctgtcgattgatgatcacatcatgactcacctgttttctgggtttggtcagtaaactgaaccatgattggttcttagctacttcctcagcacaggtgatgtcatcaggcaACAGCAAGGAGAAAAATGAATTCttaataaatgtattaattgtacatgacaaataatgaagttaccacattcattatcgacaaaatattcactttttactgctgaaaattgttaagtgagtcaagtatgcctTTTAATGCTGCAATTCTCACATGGTAAGTTGCACAAATACTATTAAAAGGAAGATTTctgtcaaatcttttttttttaaacacgactAACTAAGCAAACGTGAATAACATTTGACTTCCAGGAGAACTTTCAAGTTGAGCCAAAAATAGCTTGTCAACTTTCCAGGGTGAACTTCATTTGACCTCATGTAACCTTTTGAATACACAAcaattgaatgtgttttttttgtgctgtcgGCCAACACTTTTGGAGCTCGAGCAGCAAACTGCACAAGAGGTCACCGTGGACTTTGTGTGCGCAGGAGTGCCAGCGCGCCAACCAGCAGGTGGCGTCGCTGCGGCGCGAGAACGCCACTCTGGATGCGGCGCTGCACGACAAGCAGCGGCTGGCCAAGCAGCTGCAGGCCCGCGTGGTCGCTCTGGAGCAGGAGGCCAAAGACCTGGAGCACAACATGAGTCGAACGCAGGAGGCGCTGAAGGCCGCGCAGCAGCAGAAGGTTTGTGACCGACCGACCGCATTGGCGTCGGGAGGCCGCCGTCGTATCACGCCGGCTTCTGTTCTGCAGGACTCCATCAAGGAGAACGCCGACGGCAAAGACGCTCAGCTGCGACAACTTCGAGGCGAGGTGGAGTTTTTATCTGCCGATGTCCAGAAGGTTTGTCGCCTTCCTTCCGCTTTTTTACGTTGACGACACTGAAAAGTACAAAACGCTTTCATTGTGCAAATGATGCTGATGTTTGGATTTCGTTCCATGACATCGTTCGGCGGCGGCGGGTTTGAGTGCGTTTCTGGCACGTTTTGTTCCCAGGGCAACGACATCATCAGGAAGTTCCAGTGCGACCTGCAAGTTCAGCTGGACAAGAACAGAGACAAGAACGCGGCGCTGGTGGCGCAGGAGAAAGTCGTACGGGAAACCTCGGCCAAGCTGGAGCGCTGTCAGAAGGAAGTGCGGGACGCTCGCCGTCAGCTCCACGACAAGGACCGGGAGGtggccgtccgtccgtccgaccgaccgaccgcgAAGCGCGATGACGTGTGCTAGCGGCTGATACCCGCGCGTGTGCGCTTGTTTGTCAGGTCGCGAGTCTGAAGGAGCAGCTGGAGTCGAGCGTGCAGAAGTTGTCGGAGACAAAAGAATTGCTGCAGAACAACGAGAACGGTGAGGAGCGTCCGTCTTGTGTGGGCACAGCAGCAATGTGACACGAAGGAGTGTGACCATATATCCATATCgccataaatcgtgatacttgtctcccgatagattattgatAGGTCTGCGCAAGTATCGCTATATTTGGAGTCAATATTCAGCCACTgtaacagctccattgttcatga contains the following coding sequences:
- the LOC144027541 gene encoding antihemorrhagic factor cHLP-B-like, yielding MAPHLFAVLLWCAAALPAFVAPQTLTCGRDSVKAAAGMAVRHINDRHKHGFKFRLQEVQSSNYQQFSGGCHMDVNVKLSQTKCHFSNPKPADQCELWRLDERGAVATCSVEFWVMWGVAKITKYECTTRPELTNEELLTTCPSCPRLLPLDEPTAVKAVHYAVVKFNRESKRQHYFTLMEVAHVTIGDDVTIGAIVTLRFALVETSCPTGARNAIVTCAPLCPDMAQHIYCQTSYYNAHQQLGKLQCETYPPKKPGPHPTGEPGAICKPLFHQSPEACVCKDKLRKPHPAIHHICPFPLK
- the sass6 gene encoding spindle assembly abnormal protein 6 homolog isoform X1 encodes the protein MEAIFSDVVKVIILCRHCDERKAHIRVTIELQSSTSSVRKQDLVVRLTNDSDPHFFFSLTISEEDFQSLKVQQNLLIEFASFPEMLTQLLEQCRSEQNCSHPRFHLLLSCDSTSLDGPAHLSVMETSSFKHINQLSLRLTPGSDKHVRDYLAACLASVKAEKEALEVKLQKTENDLGRRLKNAEQTLSEKTNEMERLRSEWNRQSSSLSGRHADELRSEREKAAESQERLRQQMQQLRQDVESAHQRSSQQMQNRLAQLETSCAELSDSNYKHEAAVRELTSKLASAEEECQRANQQVASLRRENATLDAALHDKQRLAKQLQARVVALEQEAKDLEHNMSRTQEALKAAQQQKDSIKENADGKDAQLRQLRGEVEFLSADVQKGNDIIRKFQCDLQVQLDKNRDKNAALVAQEKVVRETSAKLERCQKEVRDARRQLHDKDREVASLKEQLESSVQKLSETKELLQNNENVIGWLNKQLNEKQLAVEKFPEPAGLQHAHFYPHVTKAAATSPDVLHKHVAGDGAGGLDAKYFRRRDGSIPVHDALLPRELPPARSKLPVPSAYFPG
- the sass6 gene encoding spindle assembly abnormal protein 6 homolog isoform X2, translated to MEAIFSDVVKVIILCRHCDERKAHIRVTIELQSSTSSVRKQDLVVRLTNDSDPHFFFSLTISEEDFQSLKVQQNLLIEFASFPEMLTQLLEQCRSEQNCSHPRFHLLLSCDSTSLDGPAHLSVMETSSFKHINQLSLRLTPGSDKHVRDYLAACLASVKAEKEALEVKLQKTENDLGRRLKNAEQTLSEKTNEMERLRSEWNRQSSSLSGRHADELRSEREKAAEERLRQQMQQLRQDVESAHQRSSQQMQNRLAQLETSCAELSDSNYKHEAAVRELTSKLASAEEECQRANQQVASLRRENATLDAALHDKQRLAKQLQARVVALEQEAKDLEHNMSRTQEALKAAQQQKDSIKENADGKDAQLRQLRGEVEFLSADVQKGNDIIRKFQCDLQVQLDKNRDKNAALVAQEKVVRETSAKLERCQKEVRDARRQLHDKDREVASLKEQLESSVQKLSETKELLQNNENVIGWLNKQLNEKQLAVEKFPEPAGLQHAHFYPHVTKAAATSPDVLHKHVAGDGAGGLDAKYFRRRDGSIPVHDALLPRELPPARSKLPVPSAYFPG